From Veillonella dispar, one genomic window encodes:
- the fucO gene encoding lactaldehyde reductase has product MARRIMLNGTSYFGQGAIQEIVNEIKNRHFKKVLVTSTPDLFEFKVATKVTDLLDAAGIAYDVYDNIKPNPTIENVTSGVAACKAAGAEAIVAVGGGSAIDTSKAIATIITNPEFSDVRSLEGLAPTKHPCLPIIAVSTTSGTAAEVTINYVITDVEKNRKFVCVDPHDIPIVAIVDPDMSASMPTGLCASTGMDALVHAVEGYITKGAWELTDMLHLKAIEIIGRSLRSAVAGDFTGREAMSLGQYIAGMGFSNVGLGIVHSMAHPLSAVYDIPHGKACAMLLTAVLKFNAPATGEKYREIARVMGVPDVDGMDQETYRQAAIDVIQKLADDVGIPKSLSEAGVKREDIPFLAESAFNDACTPGNPRDASMEEIISIYESIF; this is encoded by the coding sequence ATGGCTCGGAGAATTATGTTGAACGGTACGTCCTATTTTGGGCAAGGGGCGATTCAGGAGATTGTGAACGAAATTAAGAATCGCCATTTTAAAAAGGTTCTTGTTACGTCTACACCTGATTTGTTTGAGTTTAAGGTGGCTACAAAGGTAACAGACCTACTTGATGCGGCAGGCATTGCTTACGATGTATATGATAATATTAAGCCAAATCCAACCATTGAAAACGTAACATCTGGTGTGGCTGCTTGTAAGGCGGCAGGTGCTGAAGCTATCGTTGCTGTAGGCGGTGGCAGTGCTATCGATACAAGTAAAGCTATTGCTACGATTATTACAAATCCTGAGTTCAGCGATGTGCGTAGCCTTGAAGGATTGGCACCTACGAAACATCCATGCTTGCCGATTATTGCTGTGTCTACTACATCTGGTACGGCAGCAGAGGTTACGATTAACTACGTTATTACAGACGTTGAAAAGAATCGTAAATTCGTTTGCGTTGACCCTCATGATATCCCAATCGTAGCCATTGTAGATCCTGATATGTCCGCATCGATGCCAACAGGTCTTTGCGCATCTACCGGCATGGATGCTCTTGTTCACGCCGTAGAAGGTTATATTACAAAAGGTGCATGGGAACTCACTGATATGCTTCATTTGAAAGCTATTGAAATTATCGGTCGTTCTTTGCGTAGCGCCGTAGCTGGTGACTTCACAGGTCGTGAAGCCATGTCCCTTGGTCAATATATTGCAGGTATGGGCTTCTCCAACGTAGGCCTCGGCATTGTTCACTCCATGGCACATCCATTGAGTGCTGTGTATGATATCCCTCATGGTAAAGCGTGTGCCATGCTGTTAACAGCAGTCTTGAAATTTAACGCTCCAGCTACAGGCGAGAAATATCGTGAAATCGCTCGCGTTATGGGCGTTCCTGACGTAGACGGCATGGATCAAGAAACATATCGTCAAGCAGCTATCGATGTGATCCAAAAACTAGCTGACGATGTAGGCATTCCTAAATCATTAAGCGAAGCTGGCGTAAAACGAGAAGACATTCCATTCCTCGCTGAATCTGCTTTCAACGATGCATGTACACCTGGTAATCCACGGGATGCATCTATGGAAGAAATCATTAGTATCTATGAATCCATATTCTAA
- a CDS encoding glycoside hydrolase family 3 N-terminal domain-containing protein — translation MFRRIVAATMIGALALTTGCGLHNPFTSKDEPVTYESVAQSELSPEEKVDKLVANMSDADKVGQLLMIGIHGKTLNDDAKFMINEYRVGGIILFDRNMESKDQVKSLIADINKTGKSAGLTPLFIGIDQEGGAVARMEDQLIKVPPAEELGKEPIEQAVSLAKQSGTELKDLGFNINFAPVADLGLTYGRSFSTNPDEVVRYASAVGKAYDEAGLWYSYKHFPGIGKTDVDLHADTSVVPVSKKTLLNEDTKVFVDLVKQSKPNTYAIMVSHAMYPQIDPDHPSSLSKTIITDWLRKDMGYNGVVVTDDMDMGALAKHYTFGDMAVQSILAGSDILLVCHEYEHMQEAYNGLMKAVKDGRISKERLDESVKRILLMKMSRGM, via the coding sequence ATGTTTCGACGTATCGTAGCAGCTACGATGATTGGCGCGTTGGCGCTTACAACGGGTTGCGGTTTACATAATCCATTTACTTCTAAGGATGAGCCTGTAACCTATGAGTCTGTGGCTCAGAGCGAGCTTTCACCAGAGGAAAAGGTGGACAAATTAGTGGCTAATATGTCTGACGCAGACAAGGTGGGGCAATTGTTGATGATTGGTATCCACGGCAAGACCTTGAACGATGATGCTAAGTTTATGATCAATGAGTACCGCGTAGGAGGCATTATCTTGTTTGACCGGAATATGGAATCTAAAGATCAAGTGAAATCGCTCATTGCAGACATTAATAAAACTGGTAAAAGCGCCGGTTTAACGCCATTATTCATCGGTATCGACCAAGAGGGTGGTGCCGTGGCGCGCATGGAGGATCAGCTCATCAAGGTTCCTCCTGCAGAAGAGTTAGGTAAGGAACCTATTGAGCAGGCGGTATCCTTGGCCAAACAGTCTGGTACGGAACTTAAAGACTTGGGATTCAATATTAACTTTGCTCCTGTAGCGGACTTGGGCTTGACCTATGGTCGTTCCTTTAGTACGAATCCTGATGAGGTCGTACGCTATGCCAGTGCAGTAGGCAAGGCCTATGATGAAGCGGGCTTGTGGTATTCTTACAAACATTTCCCAGGTATTGGTAAAACAGACGTGGATTTACATGCTGATACCAGTGTTGTGCCAGTATCTAAGAAAACATTGCTGAATGAAGATACGAAGGTGTTTGTAGACCTTGTTAAACAGTCTAAACCGAATACATATGCAATTATGGTGTCTCATGCGATGTACCCTCAAATCGATCCAGACCATCCATCTAGTCTATCTAAGACTATCATTACAGACTGGTTGCGCAAGGATATGGGCTATAACGGTGTTGTCGTAACGGATGATATGGATATGGGTGCTCTCGCTAAACACTACACCTTCGGTGATATGGCGGTTCAATCTATTTTAGCTGGTAGCGATATCTTGCTCGTATGCCACGAGTACGAACACATGCAAGAGGCGTACAATGGCCTTATGAAAGCTGTAAAAGACGGCCGAATCTCTAAAGAACGACTCGATGAATCTGTGAAACGAATCTTGCTCATGAAAATGAGTAGAGGCATGTAA